The segment GCGGCATGGTCATGGAATACCGGAGCATCAACTACGACAACCCGATGACGACGCCGCCCGGCTCGACGACGGAGATCCTGAACGCGTCCATCGTGGTCGTCGCCCGCGGCTTCGACATCGTGCAGCCGACCGTGATGTGGTGCGGGGAGGTGAACCACGAGCGCAACGAGGGGCGCCTGATCCAGACCTCAGGCGTGGTCGGTCGCGTGGACGGATTCTCGTACTACATCTCGGACGGGACCGGCGTTGTGCAGGTCTACCAGAACTTCACCGCGCTCGACTTCTCGCGGTTCGCCGTCGGCGACAGCGTGAGGGTGACCGGCGCGGTGCTCCAGTACGACCGCACCGTGCCGTACCTCGACGGGTACGAGCTCGCGCCGCGCTACGAGAGCGACATGGTGACCTGCGCGACGAACTACGCGGAGAAGGCGACGATCGCCGCGACGGCGCGCGTGCTCGACGCGGACGCGGGGGAGATGGTCGAGATCGCGTGGAACGCCCCGCGCGCGACGACGATCGAGGTGAGGGTGTTCGACCTCAAGGGGCGGTCGGTCCGCACGCTGGCGAGCGGGCTGTCCCTGAGCGCGTCGCGCCTGGCGTGGGACGGCAGGGGCGATGACGGCAAGCTCGTCCCGCCCGGCGCGTACATCTGCCACATCAAGGCGAGCGAGCGGAACGGAGGGGACGGGTCCGAGGCCGCGGTCCCCATCGTCGTGGGCATGAAGCTGAACTGATCGGGAGGCTCGCGTGGAGCCGGGGGGTCGAGAGCGACCCCAAGGAGGCAGCGGTGAGACGTCTTGGATGGATCGCGGCCGGCGCCCTCGTGGCGGCCCTTCTGCCCGGCGCGGCGTGCGGCTCGGGGTTCTTCGACAACCTCGTTCTGTCGCCGAGAGCGCAGGGCATGGGCGGCGCGTTCGTCGCGCTGTCGGACGACGAGACGGCCGTGTTCACGAACCCGGCCGCGCTCGCGCTGCAGAGCCGGCGCGGAGCGTACTCGTCGTACGTGGACCTGTACGGGTACGACTTCCTGAAGCTGGGGTCGGCGGCCGCGGCGGTGCCGACGGGCTTCGGGACGGTGGGGGTGGGGGTGCGCTACCTGTCCGTCGAGTACGGCGGAAGTGACCTCGAGCGGGAGTACGCCGTGACGGCGGCGCACGGGTTCACGGTCATGCAGGACCCGCACTCGTCGCTCTCGTTCGGCTACGGCCTTTCGCTCTTCGGGCTCTCGTTCCCGACCGAGAGCGTGGGCGGCGAGGACCTCGGGTCGGCCAACGCGGTCGGTCTCGACGTCGGCGTCCTCGGAACGCTCAGGGGCCGCACCCGCTTCGGCGTCTTCGTGAAGAACATCAACAACCCGAAGATGGGCGACCCGAACGCCAAGGACCTGCCGCAGTGGTTTTCGGGCGGCGTGTGCTACAGCCCCTACAGCGGCGTGCAGACGTCCATCGAGGTCCAGAAGCAGGACGACGAGGAGCTGCGCGCGTGCGGCGGGTTCGAGTTCCAGATCAACGACTACGTCACGATGCGCGGCGGGCTCCAGAACCAGCCCAACAGGATGTCGGCGGGGTTCGGGGCGCGCTGGGAGATGCTCCGCCTCGACTACAGCTACACTTCGCACCCGGTGCTGCCGGGGTCGCACACCTTCGGCCTCGGCGTGAAGTTCTGAGGCGCTCTTGGGAGGCACGATGAGACGACGAACGATGCTGGGGTTCGCTGCGCTCGTTGGAGTCTGGCTGGTCGCCGCCGCGGCGAGCGGGGCGGACGTCCCGGCGGCACAGCTGGACCTCAACCGTGCGACCCTCGAGGAGATCCGGAAGCTCCCGGTCTCGGAGGAGGTCGCGCGCGCCATCTGGGAGCGCAAGGAGTACCACGCGTACTTCGGGAGCGTCTACGACCTCCTCAAGGTGCCCGGCGTGACGACGGAGGACCTCGCCGCGCTCCGGCCGCTCGTGAAGATCGTCCCGGTGGTCGTGGACGACGAGGAGCTCCGGAGGGTCAACGAGATCTACTTCCGGATCCGGCAGTGGGAGGCGGAGGAGGGGGCCAACGAGGCCATCACCGACTACTGGGTCGATCTCGCGAAGGACCCGGTCAACGTGAACGCCGCGACGTTCGAGCAGATCGCCAACCTCCAGGCGATCCCGCCGACCGACGCCGCGGCCATCTACCGTCACACGCGCCGGAATCGCATCGAACAGCAGTCGCAGCTCCGCAACGTGCCGGGGCTCACGTACTGGGGCTACTACAACGCGCGGAACTTCGTGCGCTACGCGGACCCGGCCGATGACCTGGGCTTCCGCGGGAGCTACCAGTTTCGCGTGTCGAGCTCCCCGCACTTCTTCGACATCCAGGAGTGCCTCGGCGAGGACCGCAACCCGGCCGACGGCGCCTACGACTCGTGGTGGAAGCGCCTGGGGCTCGACGACGCGGCCCCGGTGAGGCAGCACAAGGTCCGCGGGCGCTGGGGCAGGGACATCCGCGCGGGCGTCCTCGTGTACCAGGGGCTCGGCAGCGGCGACGAACTGGACGCGGTCAAGTACCACGTGACCGTGAAGGACCGCGACCTCGGCCCCGTGCGCCTCGACAACGTCATCGTGGGTCACTACGCCGTCGCGTTCGGCCAGGGCCTCGTCATGCAGAACACCGACTACCGCCAGCCGAGGAACACGGGCTACGGGTGGAACAAGCGCTACCTGGGCGTCATCGGCGACCTCTCGCCCACGCAGGAGTTCGCGCTCCACGGCGTCGCGGCCGAGGCCACGATGGGGAAGTGGAAGGGCGTGCTGTTCTACTCCGACGACTGGAAGGACGCTGTCCTGAACCCCGACGGCACCGCCAACCAGCACATCGTGATGTCGCCGCGGGTGAGCAACGACGACCTCGAGGCCGGCGGGCTCCGTCCGATGCGGGACGTCCTTCACGAGCAGACCCTGGGCGGCAACCTCAAGTACGTGCTCGGCCCGGGGACCTGGATCGGCGTGTCCGGATACGAGAGCCGGTACAACCGCTACTTCAAGTCCGCGTTCGATCCGAACGGCACCAGCGACGTGTCGTGGATGGTCAAGGACCCGGACGAGGACAAGCTCACGACCGCGGACAGCGAGTACTGGAGCAGCTACACGAGCCCCGGGAAGTTCCGCCGCGTGTACGGCGCGGACTTCCAATGGGTGCACGACAACGTGGCGCTCGCCGGCGAGTACGCGGGGCTCGACAGCGACGGCGACCTCGCGAGCTTCGCCGACGACCCGCGCGCCTTCGTGGTCAACGCGTACGCGTCGTACAGCAACCTCACGCTGCTCGCGCTCTACCGCGACTACGACGTCGCCTTCGACAACCCCTACAACCGCGCGTTCGGGGAGTACGGCCGCTACAAGGGCACCATCCTCGAGGACCAGTACTACCTCACCGACCCCATCTACGGCCTCTTGTACGACAACTCGTTCACGCCTCAGCCGGAGCGCGGGCTGTACATCGAGTCGCGCTACCGCTACTCGGACCGCATGACGCCCTCGTTCGAGTACGACGTGTGGGAGCGGAAGAGCGACGGCGCGGACTACTCACGGCTGGTGCTCAAGACGCGCTTCCAGCCCATCTACAACATCATCATGACGCTGCGGCAGAAGTGGCAGGGTCGGCTCGGCACGAACTGGCTGTCCCCCGTGAGCTACGACCAGGTCGAGAGCCGCTTCAACCTCGAGTACCGGCTCTCGAAGTACGACGAGGTCGAGTTCCTCGTGTCGCGCTCGTGGATCGCGTGGCCGCCGCGGCCGCGCCTGTCCGGCGACCCGGACCCGACCGGGGGGCACCCGGAGTACGGCTCGGCGGCGGTGCCCTCGTACGCCGTCGGGGCGGCCGTCACGCACAACTTCAGCGACTGGCTGAAGATGACGCTGTCGGCCACGTACTACGACGGGTTCCTGTGGACCTTCGAGGACGGCGAGTTCTCCGTCATGGACGGGCGGGCGCTTCGCTACTGGATCTCGATCTCCGACCGCCTGTCTGACCGCCTCGCCCTCAAGGTCCGGTGGACGAACGACCACGCGTATCCGTTGAGCTACGTGGACGCGCGGGAGTACAACGCGAACCCGCCGGGCAATCCCGAGCCGGACGGGTGGTACGTCAGGAACGACATGTCGGCCTTCAAGGTGCAGTTGGACTACTCCTGGTAGCACGCCGTCCCCGCGGCGGGCGGACGCCCCGCGGGGCGCGGTCGGGGACGGGCAGACAGGGAGGACGGACATGAGACTCACGATGACGGCGGCAGCGCTCGCGGCGGTCGCGCTCTGCGCGGGCGACGCGTCGGCCTACACGTTCGCGGGCTGGCAGTACGGCGACGCCATGCCCCAGTACGACGCGAGGGCGCTCGCAATGGGTGGGGCCGGGCTCGCGTCGGCGGACGGCGCGCGTGGCGCGAACCTCAACCCGGCGCTCGCGGCGAAGACGAAGGGCGTGGAGGCGACGCTGTCCCTGCTCGGGGTCGTCGCCGAGGAAGCGCGGCAGGCGCCGCTGTACGACAGCTTCGACGGGATCATCGCGTACAACACCTACGCGTGGAACTCGAAGATCTACGACCGGTACGTGGGCACCGTGGCCGTCAGGCCGGGCGGCTGCACCGACTGGGCGCCCGCGGTCGCTGTCGGGTTCCGGCCGAGGCTGGACATGAGCTACGGCTACCACGTCCAGTACCGGAACGACTCCGACGCGATCGACTACGACTCGTACCTGGACGGGGACGGGGGTGTCAACGCGCTCTCGATCACGCTCGCCGAGGAGGTGCGCCCGGAGGTGTACGTCGGTCTGGGCGTTGACTTCCTCCGCGGAACGTACGACGCGTCCGCGCGCGACGTCTACCCGTACTCGAGCGAGCACGTCGTCTCCACGGCGAGCTTCGACGACGTGAGCGGGACGCAGGTCTCGCTGGGCGTGCTCGTCGAGACGCTGCACCGCGTGGACCTGGCGCTCGTGTACCGGTCAGGGTTCAACCTCCGCGGCGACTACAGCCTCCTGCCGCACGGGGCGGAGGAGCCCGTGGCCGGGACGTTCAAGCACCGCCACCCGGACGCCATCGCCTTCGGCGTCGAGTACCACCCCCGCAACGAGATCATGACCACGGTGTCGTTCGACGTCGAGTACGTGCGCTGGTCGCAGTTCGAGGACAGCATGACGGACGACGTGGAGATGGAGGACACGGTCGAGTACCGGGTGGGGGTGGAGCACCAGTTCTACAACAGGTCGCACGCGAGGTTCGGCTTCTCGTATCAGCCCGCCTACTTCGACAACAGGATCACGCGGGCCGCGTTCTCGGGCGGCGTCGGCGTGGACGTCCTCGGCGTCAGGCTCGACCTGGCCGGCCAGATGGGCGTGCGGGAGTACGACGCGGACCTGGGCCGCCTGCGCGAGACGACGACGCTCGCGATGGCCACGATCGTCCACAGGTTCTAGGAGCGGGGGAGCGACATGGAACGGAAGTCGGTGGTCGCGCTGGGGCTTCTCGCCGTCCTCTCGCTGGCGGCCGCGACGGCCTGCGCGGGCGGGCCCGATGACGGCGTCATGCGCCTGTCGGTCGTCTTCACGAACGACATCCACGGTGGAATCGACCCGTCGGGCGCGACGTTCATGAACCGCGAGTTCCCGCCCCCTCTGGGGGGGGGCGCGTCGGCGATGACGTACATCGAGCGGCTGCGGAGCCGGGCGGCCGAGGAGGGCGGGCACGTCCTCCTGCTCGACCAGGGCGATATCTTCCAGGGCACGCCGGTGGGGAACTACCGGAAGGGCGAGGCGGTGGTCGAGTACTTCAACCACATCGGCCTCGACGCCTGGACCATCGGGAACCACGACTTCGACGAGGGCGCGGAGAACCTGTGGCACCTCGTGCGGACGGCTCAGATGCCGGTGCTGTCCGCGAACCTCGTCCAGGAAGGCACGGGCGAGCCCATCGAGGGCATCGTGCCGTACATCCTGAGGGAGTACGACGGGGTGAAGGTCGCCATCATCGGCGTCACGACGACCGACACGCCGAAGATGGCCTTCCCCGACCACGTCGCGGGCGTGGATTTCCTCCCCGAGATCCCGACGATCGAGAGGTACGTCCGCGAGGTGAGGGAGCGCGGGGCTGACCTCGTCTTCGTCACGGGACACGTCGGCCTTCCTTACGATCCGGTGGCCGCGTACGCGGAGATGATCCGGAGCGAGGAAGAGGCCGCCTCGGGGGCGCGCGAGCCGCTCGAGCAGAGCAAGTGGGGCCCGAGCGTGATGGAGATCGCGCACAAGGTGCCCGGCATCGACGTGATCTTCGGCGGCCACATCCACAAGGGCTTCGACAAGCCGTGGGAGGAACCGTCCACCCACACGCTGGCCTTCCAGACGTACGGGCGCGGGTCGGGGCTCGGTCACGTGGACCTTCTCGTGGACCGGGGGACGAAGACCCTCGTGGGGTACGAGCTGGCCGACTACCGCGGGGCGCTCATCACGCTCTTCGAGGACGAGTGGTGGCCCGACGGCGCGACCTCGGAGATGATCGGCGCGATGGTCGCCGAGGCCGAACAGGGCATGGACGAGATCATCGGCTGGGCCGAGATCGACCTCACGAGGGGCGGCGAGGGCGAGACGCGGATGGGGAACGTCGTCTGCAACGCCATGCTCGAGGAGGCCGCCGCGGACTTCGCGTTCTCGAACCTGGGCGGCATCCGAGACGAGATCCCCGCCGGCCCGGTCACGGCGAGGCAGGTGTTCCGCGTGCTCCCCTTCGGCAACCGGCTCACGATCCTCGAGGTCGACGGACGGCTGCTCAAGGAGATCCTCGAGTACCGCGTGAGCGCCGACCACCACGGGCTCTACATCGCCGGGGGCAGGGTCGTGTACAGCAAGACGCGGCCCGATTACGACCGCGTCACGACGCTCGAGATCGGCGGAGAGCCGTGGAGCCCGGAGCGCACCTACAGGATCGTGACCACGGACTTCCTCGTCGCCGGCAACGCGGGGCTCTACATGCTGCCGAAAGTGCCCCAGGAACAGAAGATCACGACCTCGACCACCGACATGGAGGCCGTCGTCCACTACATCCGGCGCCACTCGCCCATCGGGAACCCCATGGACGGCCGCTGGCTGCGCGACGATGACGCGCAGATGGACCCGGCGCTCGCGCGGGCCATGGAGGGCATGGAGCCGCTCGTCCCGCCGGCCGCGGAAGAGGCCGGAGCATACGACTAGGCCGGCGGGCCGGCGACAGACGGCCCGCGAGGCACGTCCGTGCCCCCCGTGGCTCCACGCTGGAC is part of the Candidatus Effluviviaceae Genus I sp. genome and harbors:
- a CDS encoding bifunctional metallophosphatase/5'-nucleotidase is translated as MERKSVVALGLLAVLSLAAATACAGGPDDGVMRLSVVFTNDIHGGIDPSGATFMNREFPPPLGGGASAMTYIERLRSRAAEEGGHVLLLDQGDIFQGTPVGNYRKGEAVVEYFNHIGLDAWTIGNHDFDEGAENLWHLVRTAQMPVLSANLVQEGTGEPIEGIVPYILREYDGVKVAIIGVTTTDTPKMAFPDHVAGVDFLPEIPTIERYVREVRERGADLVFVTGHVGLPYDPVAAYAEMIRSEEEAASGAREPLEQSKWGPSVMEIAHKVPGIDVIFGGHIHKGFDKPWEEPSTHTLAFQTYGRGSGLGHVDLLVDRGTKTLVGYELADYRGALITLFEDEWWPDGATSEMIGAMVAEAEQGMDEIIGWAEIDLTRGGEGETRMGNVVCNAMLEEAAADFAFSNLGGIRDEIPAGPVTARQVFRVLPFGNRLTILEVDGRLLKEILEYRVSADHHGLYIAGGRVVYSKTRPDYDRVTTLEIGGEPWSPERTYRIVTTDFLVAGNAGLYMLPKVPQEQKITTSTTDMEAVVHYIRRHSPIGNPMDGRWLRDDDAQMDPALARAMEGMEPLVPPAAEEAGAYD
- a CDS encoding helix-hairpin-helix domain-containing protein, whose amino-acid sequence is MRRRTMLGFAALVGVWLVAAAASGADVPAAQLDLNRATLEEIRKLPVSEEVARAIWERKEYHAYFGSVYDLLKVPGVTTEDLAALRPLVKIVPVVVDDEELRRVNEIYFRIRQWEAEEGANEAITDYWVDLAKDPVNVNAATFEQIANLQAIPPTDAAAIYRHTRRNRIEQQSQLRNVPGLTYWGYYNARNFVRYADPADDLGFRGSYQFRVSSSPHFFDIQECLGEDRNPADGAYDSWWKRLGLDDAAPVRQHKVRGRWGRDIRAGVLVYQGLGSGDELDAVKYHVTVKDRDLGPVRLDNVIVGHYAVAFGQGLVMQNTDYRQPRNTGYGWNKRYLGVIGDLSPTQEFALHGVAAEATMGKWKGVLFYSDDWKDAVLNPDGTANQHIVMSPRVSNDDLEAGGLRPMRDVLHEQTLGGNLKYVLGPGTWIGVSGYESRYNRYFKSAFDPNGTSDVSWMVKDPDEDKLTTADSEYWSSYTSPGKFRRVYGADFQWVHDNVALAGEYAGLDSDGDLASFADDPRAFVVNAYASYSNLTLLALYRDYDVAFDNPYNRAFGEYGRYKGTILEDQYYLTDPIYGLLYDNSFTPQPERGLYIESRYRYSDRMTPSFEYDVWERKSDGADYSRLVLKTRFQPIYNIIMTLRQKWQGRLGTNWLSPVSYDQVESRFNLEYRLSKYDEVEFLVSRSWIAWPPRPRLSGDPDPTGGHPEYGSAAVPSYAVGAAVTHNFSDWLKMTLSATYYDGFLWTFEDGEFSVMDGRALRYWISISDRLSDRLALKVRWTNDHAYPLSYVDAREYNANPPGNPEPDGWYVRNDMSAFKVQLDYSW